Part of the Deinococcus roseus genome, TGACGCTTCTGGAGCCGCCCCTCAGGACCTCCAGCAGAAAATGCCGGGCCAGCTGGCGGTGCTGTCCGTACAGGTGCAGCGGCCCGGAAAACAGCAAACGTACGGTGTCCTGAATGCTGTCTGGCAACTTTTCCGGGGGCTGGGTGGCATCTCTGAGGGCCTGTTCAAAAGCCAGCACCAGCAAATCCCCCTTGCTGGCCGCGTACAGAAAGAGGGTTCCGGTGGCGATGTCTGCCTGTTCTGCCACCTGCCGGGTGGTGACTTTCTCGTAACCATGCTGGGTGAAAAGGTCCCAGGCGGCCCGTGCAATGCGCTCCTGTTTGTCCTGTTTTTTTTGCTGGACTCGGGTCATGAAGTGAGCGTAGTCATTTCTGAGCATGCTCATTTTGAGTGTCTAGACAGGTGCATCAACACAAAAAAACAGGCCAGAGGTTCCTGGCCTGCCTGTCCCACCTGCCTCAGAACACCAGCAACTGGCACCCGTGGGCAGGCACTGCAAAAACAAAGCCCTCCTGTGCTTTCCCGGTCCACACCTCCCGCATGGTGGGGGGAACACCGTCCAGAACCTCTGCTGGCACCTGCACTTCACAGGACTGACCAGAGAGGTTGAACACCGCAAGATACTGCGACCCATCTTCACACCTGGACCTCCATGCCACCTGATCTCCCTCCCGCCACACCTGACGGGGTGCAATTCCAGAGCTCTGGAGCTTCAGAGCTTCAGAATTTGTAAGCAGAGCGAGGGTGAAGGCATCCAGATCCCGCATTTCCCCACCAAACATCAGGGGGCTTCTTGCCATGCACCACAGGGTCATCAGGGTTCTTTGCTCGTCCTGGGACAGCCGACACCAGCGGTTGCCCCCTCCCCCATCCACAGAACGGATGCCAATGTGACCCAGTGGGAGCATGTCTGCATCGGGCCAATGACCGGGGCCAATGTGGTCACTCCACTCATGACAGCGGTCAAACATCACCTCGATGTGGTCCCAGACATCCCACAGATCGTCGGTCATGCGCCACATGCTGGCATGTTTCTTGAGGTGCTCTGCCTGCGCAAGGTCCGCAGGGCCAGGAGAAAGGCTGAGCACCATCGGTCTGCCACAGCGGTCCATGGCCTTGCGAATCAGTTCCACTTCTGCACCGTGGTAGCCATACAGCCTGGAGGCAGCGATGTCATCGACCTTCACAAAATCCACGCCCCAGGAGGCATAAAGCTCGAAAAGTGAATTGTAATATTCCTGAGCCCCAGCCTGTGAAGCGTCTACACCGTACATGTCGGTGTTCCAGGGGCAGATGGAATTGGGGTGGGCAATGTCACGCGCTGTGGCATGGGTTCCCAGGATTGGCGTGTTCTGGTGCACAGCCTGACGGGGAATCCCCCGCATGATGTGGATGCCAAACTTCAGCCCCAGGCTGTGCACATAAGCTGCCAGAGGTCCAAAGCCCTGCCCTCCTGACGCACTGGGAAAACGGTTGGAGGCAGGCATCAGACGGGAAAACGCATCCATCTGCAGGGGCACAAACGGACGGTACTGGGAGGAAAAAGCTCCGGGCTCGTACCACTGGATGTCCACAACAATGTACTCAAATCCGTGCTGCAGCAGGTTTGCAGCCATGTACTCTGCATTTCCCCGCACTTCATCTTCCCGCACCGAGGCCCCATAACAATCCCAGCTGTTCCAGCCCATGGGAGGGGGCAAAGCAACACCTTTTTTCTTCAGGTCGGTCATAGGTTCAGGGGCCTCTGTTTGAAGGCATAGATGGTTCTGGAGTGAAAGGTTGTTTCAGGTTGCAAAACCGTGCTGGGAAACTGCGGCTGGTTGGGGCTGTCCGGGAAATGCTGGGTTTCCAGGCACACCCCATCGTGCTGCTGGTAACACCTGCCGTTTTTGCCGGTGACGCTCCCATCCAGAAAGTTCCCGGAGTACAGCTGCATCCCCGGTTCGGTGGTGAAGGTTTCCAGCACCCGCCCCGAAAGCGGCTCAAAAAGCGTTGCTGCATGCCTCAGACCACTGTTGCGCAGAACATAATTGTGGTCATAGCCTCCAGCAAGCTTCAGGTGCCCATCCTCGCTGCGAATTCTGGCCCCCAGGGTATGCGGCGTGCGAAAATCCAGCGCCGTACCCTGCACAGACAGCAGTTCTCCGGTGGGAATCAACTCTGCATCGGTGGGGGTGAAGGCATCTGCGTAGATGGTCAGTTCATGGTTCAGCACGTCCCTTCTGGCGTTCCCAGAGAGGTTGAAGAACGTGTGGTTGGTCAGGTTGAGTACGGTGGTCCGGTCTGTGCTGGCCTGATAATCAATGTGCAATTCATCCAGATCGGTGAGGGTGTAGGTCACGGTCACCTGCAGGTTGCCGGGGTAACCCTCTTCTCCGTCTTTGCTCAGGTAAGAGAGCTTCACACCCACACCCTGCTCCTGCACAAAACCTGCGCTTTCCCACAACACCATGTCAAAACCCTGCGGTCCACCATGCAGGGCATTGGGACTGTTGTTGCAGGCCAGGGCATAAGTCTGACCTTCCAGCGAGAAGGTGCCATGCGCAATGCGGTTCCCAAAACGGCCAATGGTCGCCCCGAAGAACTGTGCAGTTTTGCGGTCCAGATAAGGCTCAAGCTGGTGGTGTCCCAGCACGATGTCTTCAAACCTGCCATGCCGGTCCGGGGTGCGGATGGACACCAGCACCGCGCCAAATTCGGAAACCTGCACGGTCAGGTGGTTTTTGTTGCGCAGGGTGTACAGGGACACCTGCTGCCCTGCAGGGGTGGTCCCCCAGGGTTCACGGTGGACCGAGGGGGAAACGGTTTGAGGGGTCTGGGTGGGCATGAAACTCCTTTAATGAGACAAAAAGCAGATGTAGGGGCGAGGCGTGCCTCGCCCCGTGCAAGAAACCTCAAACGCAATGTGTAGGGGCGAGGCATGCCTCGCCCAATGGCAAAAACCTCAGTGGGAAAACCGCAAAGTCGCCATGCTGTGAGGTGGCAGCACAGCAGTCCAGGTGTTGCCAGTTCGCTGCACCTCCAGAGGTTGCAAAGACACCCGTTCTGGCTGGTCGTAGGTGTTGGTGGCATCTGGAGCAGGACCAGAAAGAATTTCGGCAGCAAGCAGCGTTTCAGGCAGGTCGTGCAGCACAATCTGGTTTGCTTCGCTGATGTGGCGGTTGATCACCGTAACGGTGGTCTTCCCGTCTTTCTGGCTGGCCGTTGCGGTGATGCGGGGCATTTTGAACACCCGGTCCGTTTGCACCTCTACCCGGCAACTGGTGGCCCCGATGTGGTGCTCGTGCAGCTTGAGGGCGTGGTAGGTGGGGGTCAGGAACATCTTCTCCCCCTCGGTCATGGCCACGCTCTGCAGAACGTTGACGATCTGGGCGAGGTTGGCCAGACCCAGGATGTTGGCCTGCCTGTGGAACCCTTCCAGCGCAATGCCCACAGAAAGTGCATCCCTGAGGGTGTTGGCCTGCTCGAAGTTGTTGGGGCGGCTGTCATCGTGAGGACCGGGACCCCAGGGACGGGTTTCAGGGTGCCAGACGCCATACTCGTCCATGGCGACCTTGATGTTCTTGCGGCCTCTGGCGTATCTGTCGATGGTGCGTTTGGCCCGCACAATGGCTTCCTCGGTGGTGTCTGCCTCCGAGAGCAGGGTGTAATAGTTTTCTTCCGAGAAGCCCGTTTCTGCACCCCCATCAATCCAGTATGTGTGAACAGACAGGTGATCAATCAAATCGATGTGGTCCTGGATGTGCTCCATGAAGATCTCGTTCCAGAAGGTCTCCATGTGGTCTGCACGGGCCGCCGCAACCTCATCGTTCCCCACGGCCACCAGTTCCACAGCAGGATCCACGTGCTTCATCATCACGCCGTAACGTTTGAATTCCGCAGCGTAGGTTTTTGCATCGTAACGCCCGCCGCAGTCCCAGCTCTCGTTGCCCACCCCCCAGAGTTTCACGTCCCAGGGGTCTTTTCTGCCGTTCTTCTGGCGTTCACGGGTGACGGTGGTGTCTGCACTTCCGCTGGTGTACTCCAGCCAGTCGCACATCTCCTGCACGCTGCCAGAAGCCATGTTTCCGGCCAGGTAAGCCTCAGACTGCAGCAAATCACAGAGGTCCATGAATTCATGGGTGCCCAGTTCGTTGGTGTCGGTCACGCGGGTGCCGCAGGAAATCCCCAGTCTGGGGGTGCGCTGCCCGATCCCATCCCGCCAGTGGTAGTGGTCTGCGTAACACCCTCCAGGCCAGCGGATCATGGGAACCGGCATCTGCTGCAACGCAGAAATCAGGTCACTCCTCCAGCCTCTGGTGTTGGGAATCTGGGACTGGGGGCCAACCCACAACCCGTCGTAACAACAGCGGGCGAGGTGTTCTGCGAAGTGTCCGTAAAAACGGGGGGAAATCAGGCCGATGGGGGTGGTGATTTTCAGGTGGGTGGTGTTCATGGATGGGGTCATGGTGTGGGTCTTTCTGGGAATGTAGGCCGAGACCGAGAGCCGAGAGCCGGCGGCCCAGCGCCGACCGGGCCGTCCCGGAGGCGCGTAGTCAGGGCCAAGACAGAGCCGAGAGCCGAGAGCGTAAGGTGCTTTAGCCAAAACTTTGTGTCAAATGCTGATCGCTGATCGCTGACGGCTGACCGCTGATGGCTTTTTGCCCTCGGCCCTCGGCTCTCGGCAAGCCTTACTTCACAACAACAAATTTCCAGTTCTGCGCAGGGTGGTTGTTGGGCACCCAGGTGCGCACGTCCGTTCCAGGGTTGCCGCCAGCGAACACGCTGTCCACGGCCAGGAAGGTTTTCTCCCCGACCAGGCGCACGTAACCAAGACCCATGTCGTCTGCAAACCAGTTCTGTGCGAAAAGGTCATTGCAGGTCCACACGTCGATGTTGGTTCCGGGGGCAGCATTGCCGCCTTGCAAATCGAGGCACAAATCTTTGTTGCCGACCATGCTGCGCAGACGGAAGTAGCCTTCCTTGACGCTTTCCAGCTTCCACTGTTGCTGGGCTTTGCCGCTGCAGGTCCACTGGATCACGTCGGTGCCAGGGGTGGTCCCGCCGTCTTTGACATCCAGGCACAGGTTGTTGACGTGGTTTTTGAGGGTGTAGGTTTCCCCGACTTTCAGGTCATCCCCTGTGCCTCTTTCCTCAAAATGCGGCCAGCCGTTCTTCCAGGAGATCTTGCGCACCTGCATTCTGGGGTTCCCGAAGTAACTGCTGTCGTAATGGTGGTAAACCATGTAACTGCTGTCTCCTTCAGTGAACACGTCCTGACCTCCGGGGGCTTTCTGGCTCAGGTAAGTGTTGAGGAGGATGGTTCCCCCTCCATCTTTCAGGTCCAGACCCTTCTGGTCCAGGTAAGGGCCTTTGATGTCTTTGCTGCGGCCCAATGCAATTTTGTAGGTGCTGTTCA contains:
- a CDS encoding glycoside hydrolase family 27 protein: MTDLKKKGVALPPPMGWNSWDCYGASVREDEVRGNAEYMAANLLQHGFEYIVVDIQWYEPGAFSSQYRPFVPLQMDAFSRLMPASNRFPSASGGQGFGPLAAYVHSLGLKFGIHIMRGIPRQAVHQNTPILGTHATARDIAHPNSICPWNTDMYGVDASQAGAQEYYNSLFELYASWGVDFVKVDDIAASRLYGYHGAEVELIRKAMDRCGRPMVLSLSPGPADLAQAEHLKKHASMWRMTDDLWDVWDHIEVMFDRCHEWSDHIGPGHWPDADMLPLGHIGIRSVDGGGGNRWCRLSQDEQRTLMTLWCMARSPLMFGGEMRDLDAFTLALLTNSEALKLQSSGIAPRQVWREGDQVAWRSRCEDGSQYLAVFNLSGQSCEVQVPAEVLDGVPPTMREVWTGKAQEGFVFAVPAHGCQLLVF
- a CDS encoding family 43 glycosylhydrolase, which gives rise to MKHTLPIIAALSLVSCANAPVPVTPPAPEKSLLNMSGELGAHDPTLIKAGDTYCAFSTGLGRENTNPGGILVHVSQGDASGPWVTIGEIPAPEITKAFKTGNVWAPDVVYDAASKKYFLYYAVSEFGTNNSAIGVTSSTDPCKTSTWTDEGVVLTSKAGVQDYNAIDPDVSIVDGKWYLSFGSFASGLKITELKDFKTPQGDIVTLANRPKTEWNPLEAPAILKKDGYFYLFMSWDFCCQGLNSTYKIALGRSKDIKGPYLDQKGLDLKDGGGTILLNTYLSQKAPGGQDVFTEGDSSYMVYHHYDSSYFGNPRMQVRKISWKNGWPHFEERGTGDDLKVGETYTLKNHVNNLCLDVKDGGTTPGTDVIQWTCSGKAQQQWKLESVKEGYFRLRSMVGNKDLCLDLQGGNAAPGTNIDVWTCNDLFAQNWFADDMGLGYVRLVGEKTFLAVDSVFAGGNPGTDVRTWVPNNHPAQNWKFVVVK
- a CDS encoding TetR/AcrR family transcriptional regulator; the encoded protein is MTRVQQKKQDKQERIARAAWDLFTQHGYEKVTTRQVAEQADIATGTLFLYAASKGDLLVLAFEQALRDATQPPEKLPDSIQDTVRLLFSGPLHLYGQHRQLARHFLLEVLRGGSRSVTESNIEQFAQTLTHLLQQASEKGQLKADLDARQAARNFFGIYMMVLLEWLPSVQDVEDARQKLDAAFGLQWSGLEAK
- a CDS encoding aldose epimerase family protein, which gives rise to MPTQTPQTVSPSVHREPWGTTPAGQQVSLYTLRNKNHLTVQVSEFGAVLVSIRTPDRHGRFEDIVLGHHQLEPYLDRKTAQFFGATIGRFGNRIAHGTFSLEGQTYALACNNSPNALHGGPQGFDMVLWESAGFVQEQGVGVKLSYLSKDGEEGYPGNLQVTVTYTLTDLDELHIDYQASTDRTTVLNLTNHTFFNLSGNARRDVLNHELTIYADAFTPTDAELIPTGELLSVQGTALDFRTPHTLGARIRSEDGHLKLAGGYDHNYVLRNSGLRHAATLFEPLSGRVLETFTTEPGMQLYSGNFLDGSVTGKNGRCYQQHDGVCLETQHFPDSPNQPQFPSTVLQPETTFHSRTIYAFKQRPLNL
- a CDS encoding alpha-N-arabinofuranosidase; this translates as MTPSMNTTHLKITTPIGLISPRFYGHFAEHLARCCYDGLWVGPQSQIPNTRGWRSDLISALQQMPVPMIRWPGGCYADHYHWRDGIGQRTPRLGISCGTRVTDTNELGTHEFMDLCDLLQSEAYLAGNMASGSVQEMCDWLEYTSGSADTTVTRERQKNGRKDPWDVKLWGVGNESWDCGGRYDAKTYAAEFKRYGVMMKHVDPAVELVAVGNDEVAAARADHMETFWNEIFMEHIQDHIDLIDHLSVHTYWIDGGAETGFSEENYYTLLSEADTTEEAIVRAKRTIDRYARGRKNIKVAMDEYGVWHPETRPWGPGPHDDSRPNNFEQANTLRDALSVGIALEGFHRQANILGLANLAQIVNVLQSVAMTEGEKMFLTPTYHALKLHEHHIGATSCRVEVQTDRVFKMPRITATASQKDGKTTVTVINRHISEANQIVLHDLPETLLAAEILSGPAPDATNTYDQPERVSLQPLEVQRTGNTWTAVLPPHSMATLRFSH